Proteins found in one Quercus robur chromosome 2, dhQueRobu3.1, whole genome shotgun sequence genomic segment:
- the LOC126712300 gene encoding bZIP transcription factor 44-like, which translates to MASSSGNSSTPTLNSGSEGDLQVLMDQRKRKRMQSNRESARRSRMRKQKHLDDLMGQVTQLSKDNNQILTSIKITTQHFMNVEAENSILRAQVVELSQRLESLNGILNFINTTSSVGGVYGTLQNTTAASADSFMDPLNLLYHNQPIMASAADMFHY; encoded by the coding sequence atggcttccTCTAGTGGAAATTCTTCAACCCCAACCCTAAACTCAGGGTCTGAGGGGGACTTGCAGGTTTTAATGgatcaaagaaaaaggaaaagaatgcAATCCAATCGAGAATCAGCGAGGCGGTCCAGGATGAGAAAACAAAAGCACTTGGATGATCTGATGGGGCAAGTGACACAGCTAAGCAAGGACAATAACCAAATCCTCACAAGCATAAAAATCACCACCCAGCACTTCATGAATGTTGAGGCTGAGAATTCAATTTTGAGGGCTCAAGTGGTGGAACTGAGTCAGAGATTAGAGTCTCTTAATGGGATCCTGAATTTCATCAACACAACAAGCAGTGTTGGTGGGGTGTACGGCACTCTTCAAAACACAACTGCTGCCTCAGCTGATAGCTTCATGGACCCCTTGAACTTGCTCTATCATAACCAACCCATCATGGCTTCTGCAGCAGATATGTTTCATTATTAA
- the LOC126712301 gene encoding protein TIC 20-I, chloroplastic, translating to MILNGCTMPSGHDFMRSRLSKTTIASGSFFTCSPCLPARATFSSISSRGSHQEGKPLLHLSATSTQLLSGDQGSLLRTIPLLPRRHKSRMTPQASKDVPYSFRFPPMTKKPRWWWRTLACLPYLMPLHETWMYAETAYHLHPFLEDFEFLTYPFLGAIGRLPSWFLMAYFFVAYLGIVRRKEWPHFFRFHVVMGMLLEIALQVIGTVSRWMPLAFYWGKVGMHFWTAVAFAYLFTVLESIRCALAGMYADIPFVCDAAYIQIPYD from the exons ATGATACTAAATGGGTGCACAATGCCCTCTGGGCATGATTTTATGAGATCCAGGTTGTCTAAGACCACCATAGCTAGTGGCTCATTTTTCACATGCAGTCCTTGTTTGCCTGCCAGAGCCACCTTCTCAAGCATAAGTTCACGGGGATCTCATCAAGAGG GTAAGCCACTCTTGCACCTCTCAGCTACATCAACCCAACTTTTAAGTGGGGATCAGGGTAGCCTTCTACGCACAATCCCCTTGTTACCAAGGCGACACAAATCTCGTATGACTCCTCAGGCATCCAAGGATGTTCCATACAGTTTCCGTTTCCCTCCAATGACCAAGAAGCCAAGATGGTGGTGGAGGACATTGGCATGCCTCCCCTATTTAATGCCTCTCCATGAGACATGGATGTATGCTGAGACAGCATATCACCTGCACCCCTTCTTGGAAGACTTTGAATTCTTAACGTACCCATTTCTTGGAGCCATTGGGCGGTTGCCAAGCTGGTTCTTGATGGCATACTTTTTTGTAGCATATCTTGGAATTGTGAGAAGAAAGGAATGGCCTCACttcttcagatttcatgtgGTGATGGGTATGTTGTTGGAGATTGCATTGCAGGTGATAGGGACTGTGAGCCGCTGGATGCCACTTGCTTTCTACTGGGGTAAAGTGGGGATGCACTTTTGGACAGCCGTGGCATTTGCTTATCTTTTCACAGTTTTGGAGAGCATACGTTGTGCTCTTGCTGGTATGTATGCTGACATCCCTTTTGTCTGCGATGCTGCATATATTCAAATTCCATATGATTAA
- the LOC126712302 gene encoding uncharacterized protein LOC126712302, giving the protein MGSACCVAARDKTIPLRAGGESVHRNAIHSPSWSRRWDSRGRVAGENLSYQVSSGISQNVSMELKGSLGSERGNLSDGGSPLENSATPTSLKSPAHEGVDVNLMTPHSDLSMASTFSTEVKNHAESLEIVDSAAPNLPFAIPSALSTPSVDTLPSHTCPLFPTSTPSRRARRSPGHQLLRQVSDSRILRLKSPNNNSISEGRPSFVLSTCSNDLATGSQCGSSDGWSMRTFSELVASSQRERWSFDSEHFGSGPGKISGSSSRFSYSPSVELHTCGACSKLLTERSSWSSHKLIITNDIPVASVLVCGHTYHSECLDTMIAEEADRYDPPCPICTIGEKEVSKMSKKALKIEAELKAKNYKISKNRVVDSYFDSDCDVFYHQKDAEHKGKNPKMEPSSSARNSFAKPFLRRHFSLGSKWSRSLSENDSTRKKGFWARYRKD; this is encoded by the exons ATGGGATCAGCTTGTTGTGTTGCTGCAAGGGATAAAACCATTCCCCTCAGAGCTGGAGGTGAATCCGTGCATAGGAATGCCATACATTCACCATCATGGAGCCGCCGGTGGGATAGTAGAGGACGTGTGGCTGGTGAGAATCTGTCATATCAAGTGTCCAGTGGAATCAGCCAGAATGTTAGCATGGAATTAAAAGGGTCCTTAGGTTCTGAAAGGGGTAATTTGTCTGATGGGGGAAGCCCATTGGAGAATTCTGCAACACCCACCTCTTTAAAGTCCCCAGCTCATGAAGGAGTGGATGTGAATCTGATGACTCCACATTCAG ATCTATCCATGGCAAGCACTTTTTCTACAGAG GTGAAGAACCATGCAGAATCACTAGAaattgtagattcagctgcaccAAATCTTCCATTTGCCATACCTTCGGCTCTCTCAACACCATCTGTTGACACTCTGCCTTCCCATACATGTCCTCTTTTTCCTACCTCAACCCCATCCAGACGGGCCCGTCGTTCACCAGGGCACCAGCTGTTGAGACAGGTCTCTGATAGTCGAATCTTGCGACTGAAATCACCAAATAACAACTCAATCTCTGAAGGAAGACCATCTTTTGTACTCTCCACCTGCAGCAACGACTTAGCAACTGGATCCCAGTGTGGATCATCTGACGGCTGGTCAATGCGCACCTTTTCTGAGCTTGTGGCTTCTTCTCAAAGAGAAAGGTGGTCTTTTGACAGTGAACACTTTGGCTCTGGCCCTGGCAAGATAAGTGGATCTAGTAGCAGGTTCTCGTATTCTCCCTCTGTAGAGTTGCACACATGTGGGGCCTGCTCAAAGCTCCTAACAGAGAGATCTTCATGGAGCAGCCATAAATTAATAATCACCAATGATATCCCAGTGGCATCTGTGCTTGTTTGTGGTCATACTTACCATTCTGAGTGCTTGGACACTATGATAGCGGAGGAGGCTGACCGATATGACCCGCCTTGTCCAATTTGTACCATTGGAGAGAAGGAAGTCTCAAAGATGTCCAAAAAGGCTTTAAAAATAGAGGCAGAGTTAAAGGCAAAGAACTATAAGATATCAAAAAACCGAGTTGTGGATAGTTACTTTGATAGTGATTGTGATGTTTTTTATCACCAAAAGGATGCTGAACATAAAGGGAAAAACCCCAAGATGGAACCCAGTTCTAGCGCAAGGAACTCATTTGCGAAGCCTTTCTTAAGGAGGCACTTCTCTCTTGGGTCCAAGTGGAGTAGATCCTTGTCAGAGAATGATTCTACCAGGAAGAAGGGGTTTTGGGCAAGATATCGCAAAGATTGA
- the LOC126694679 gene encoding uncharacterized protein LOC126694679 translates to MQIKDDPSLKWPEKMKGDPNKRNRNKYCRFHRDHGHDTDECFDLKQQIENLIRQGKLRGFLGRDQRDEKQKGKMEESSRPPLGEIKVIIGGSSTSQSSKSKKAYLKVVQSVQLSGRSPRARSTDERAITFMDEDADRIHHPHDDALVISLLIANYTTRRVLVDNGSSADILYYLAFQQMRLGRDRLRPVNSPLVGFGGMKVQPVDTISLSVVVGANPRQITKDVNFLVVDCPSSYNAIIGRPTLNSWKAVTSTYHLSVKFPTEHGVGQVQGDQLAARECYLAMLAMDEQVQAMSIEEKKV, encoded by the coding sequence atgcaaatcaaggatgatccttccctGAAATGGCCGGAGAAAATGAAGGGGGATCCTAATAAGCGCAACaggaacaagtattgtcgcttccatagggATCATGGTCATGACACAGACGAGTGTTTTGACTTAaagcaacaaattgaaaatctcataaggCAAGGGAAATTGAGGggtttccttggacgagaccaGAGGGACGAAAAACAGAAGGGAAAGATGGAAGAATCATCGCGACCACCACTCGGGGAGATAAAAGTCATCATTGGGGGAAGTTCAACTAGCCAGtcatccaagtccaagaaagcatACTTGAAGGTAGTACAGAGCGTCCAACTTTCTGGACGATCACCGAGAGCAAGGTCCACGGACGAGCGGGCAATCACTTTCATGGACGAGGATGCTGACAGAATTCATCACCCACATGATGATGCTCTCGTCATTTCCTTACTAATTGCAAACTACACAACCAGAAGAGTTCTTGTGGACAATGGAAGCTCAGcagacattttatattatctagcttttcagcagatgagATTAGGACGAGACCGGCTCCGTCCAGTGAACTCCCCCCTAGTAGGTTTTGGTGGGATGAAGGTGCAACCAGTGGATACTATCTCCTTATCTGTGGTAGTGGGGGCAAATCCAcgacaaatcaccaaggatgtgaacttccttgtggtagattgtCCATCCTCCTACAATGCCATAATTGGGAgaccaactttgaatagttggaaaGCCGTAACCTCTACTTACCATTTAtcagtcaagtttccaacagaacacGGGGTAGGACAGGTACAAGGTGACCAACTGGCAGCAAGAGAATGTTACTTGGCCATGCTGGCCATGGATGAACAAGTTCAAGCAATGAGTATTGAAGAAAAGAAGGTTTAA
- the LOC126694685 gene encoding uncharacterized protein LOC126694685 — translation MPSIDPSVITHRLNECPSSKLVRQKKRVFAPKRDSAIKDEVQKLMVAKFIREVYYPDWLANVVMFKKANGYNQIRMDEADQEKTSFVTSQGLFCYKVMPFGLKNAGATYQRLVNHMFRPQIGRNVEVYVDDMLVKSQDEGRHLDDLQETFETLRQYHMKLNPSKCAFGVSSGKFLGFMVSHRGIEANPDKIQAILDMKPPQNTKEIQSLTGRVAALNRFVSKATDKCLPFFKYQATNNEVEYEALLKGLELAKSVEAKSICVMGDSQLIMGQVNGMYEAKEERMKKYLGRVMRLVKRFENADFIQIPREENMEADTIAKEVSADESLKKSDEVQYMPSIDVLEVQQVDNRENWMTPIISYLKDGRLPEEKDEARKVRVRSARYVLMNEVLYKRGFSQPYLRCLASDEANYVLREVHEGACGNHSRARSLVHKVVRAGYYWPNMQADAKAYVKVCDQCQRFSNVPRQPSEYLTPMVASWPFAQWGLDILGPFPLGVRQMKFLVVGIDYFTKWVEAEPLANITQQNVKNFVWKNIGDDVSRQG, via the exons ATGCCGAGTATAGACCCTAGTGTTATTACCCACCGTTTGAATGAATGTCCTTCCTCCAAGCTTGtgcggcaaaagaagagggtgtttgcccctaAGAGAGATAGTGCAATCAAGGATGAGGTCCAAAAGCTGATGGTAGCAAAGTTCATTCGGGAAGTGTACTACccggattggttggccaatgtagtaatgTTCAAAAAAGCaaatg gatacaatcagataagaATGGACGAGGCTGACCAAGAGAAGACATCTTTTGTCACCAGTCAAGGCTTATTctgctataaggtgatgccgtttggttTAAAGAACGCAGGGGCGACATATCAGAGGTTGGTCAATCACATGTTTCGTCCGCAGATTGGGCGAaatgtggaagtctatgtagatgacatgctggtgaaaagtCAGGACGAAGGAAGGCATCTAGACGACCTGCAGGAGACATTTGAAACATTAAGGCAGtatcacatgaagctgaatcctagcaaatgtgcctttggagtatCATCAGGGAAATTTCTTGGCTTTATGGTATCCCACAGGGGAATTGAGGCGAATCcagataaaattcaagcaatattgGACATGAAGCCACCGCAAAATACCAAGGAAATTCAATCCCTCACTGGACGAGTTGCTGCGCTTAATAGGTTTGTCTCCAAAGCTACTGataaatgtttgccattttttaag TACCAAGCGACTAATAATGAagtcgaatatgaagccctcctcaaagggctagaattggctaagtctGTGGAAGCCAAGTCCATATGTGTCATGGGGGATTCTCAACTGATCATGGGACAAGTGAATGGGATGTATGAAGCGAAGGAAGAACGAATGAAAAAATACCTTGGAAGGGTGATGCGCCTTGTGAAAAGATTTGAAAACGCTGACTtcattcaaatcccaagggaagagaacATGGAAGCTGATACTATAGCGAAAGAAGTCTCAGCAGATGAATCATTAAAGAAGTCAGATGAAGTTCAATATATGCCAAGTATAGATGTCCTAGAAGTACAACAGGTGGATAACAGAGAGAATTGGATGACTCCCATTATATCATACTTGAAAGACGGACGACTGCCAGAAGAGAAGGACGAGGCCAGGAAGGTGAGGGTGAGATCAGCTAGATATGTCCTTATGAATGAAGtgctatacaagagaggtttctctcAACCATACCTTAGATGCTTAGCTTCAGACGAAGCAAACTACGTACTgagagaagttcatgaagggGCATGTGGTAATCACTCAAGAGCCAGATCACTTGTCCACAAGGTCGTCCGTGCAGGGTATTActggccgaacatgcaagctGATGCTAAAGCATACGTTAAGGTCTGCGACCAGTGCCAGCGATTTAGCAATGTCCCCAGGCAACCATCGGAATACCTCACCCCAATGGTGGCATCGTGGcccttcgcacaatggggactgGACATTTTGGGTCCCTTCCCTTTGGGAGTAAGGCAGATGAAGTTTTTAGTGGTTGGCAtcgattatttcaccaaatgggtggaagcagaACCGTTGGCAAATATCACACAACAGAATGTGAAAAActtcgtgtggaagaacatt GGTGATGATGTATCAAGACAAGGATAA